ATTTTATTATCACTATTTTACACATTAATAAAAATGTGGTTATGACATTGGAACATGGAAGTTTCAACAGATGTCTTATTGAGGGGGAgcatatatgctaaatattgaTTATCATACTTAAGACCTGGAAGTCTTATATTTGATTTACCAAGaattaatcaaattaatcatTGTGTTGATAATTTACCTTGAAGGTTACTATCGCTATATTGTTATGTTAATCCAAgttgattaatataataaagCATATAGATCATTAGCTATTTACGAAGAATAGTCGATCTTAAAGATTATGCGATCAAAAAGATCGTGTGTTGTACTCTCTTTCCCTTAGTGAGTTTTTACTTGAATATTTCTCACGcaaggtttttaacgaggcaacaAGTGCAATATAACTAGCGTGTACGATGTACTCTTTTCTCCTATCCTTTTCTCCCACTGGGTTTTTGGATGGAGTTTTTAATGAGACATGTGTATAGCGCGGTATTCGCCCAAGGGGGAGTGTTATGAAACTATTATCTCCTGCCAGAGATAAATATGGGTTCATACCAAATATATGGAAACGTATCCTAATGGGACTCTTCCTATTATGGGTATATATACAGAGAGAGGGCTTGAGAGGTTGGCTGATGTATCCACATATGAGAAATCAATAAAGCTGTGATGCCTCTCCCTATATCCGTGTTCATTGTTTATCTATTATGTGCATGAGATCGTCGTCTTCTACTCTGGATCAGCGaatatgtcacgcccggaaattcactagtaatttccgaacttatttgtgcatgaaatcctcgtccaggaatgagccgaggtacacaaattgacaatttaatatacagattcatcaaattaactaaaacgataaatacttacttaagaggcactaagtcctcaccaagaagaaaactgcagcggaaaataaaatctagcgaagctccggctccactcccacaggcagctcaactggggtataagccaaacgtcttctccttctggatcctttttcttcaactgaggttgattgattattgtaaggtgagcatatgacatactcagcaagccacacagcaaatatgcaagtgcacaaggataccaaaggatggcgtagtataggctcatttgcgaaagcagcatttagcaaagagtttagagtagtaaaacagtagagtaattaatcagaaattttaatcaacactgaacagcatacccatgctgtacaggcccaaccatcctgaacaaccatacccggctgtacagatctaactccaaaccaggagctaagcaaattattaccagttataacatcaatacttattgtgagaggtgtgagactaatcacgaaaaacattgctcaacccgcccataaccgcgggcacggctattcgaatagttttactctggccagaggtgtaccactgtacccacaagacacagcctcaacatcatgtctaccatgcgtcgcgatactggaaagtactcgaatagaggctgtgacaataccctctgcataacacaactcaccacagtgcaccattcctggatcataatcaccccctcaaaaaccagaggcatggactccccagcgacccccgtgggcttatctccgccacttctcagtctggtgctccgcaatgaatcatgctatacaaaaggtaaagccgttgcccacgttggcttgtggttggcacgattaatgtttcacaatagtagctcgcgaaccggtccttaattgtcatgagcacgactctcaaaaccatgtgctcacaacccaccattatcaagttttagttggcaagtaattaattaaccaatcacgattgaccatcgtgagctaccattaaatataaccataagtgataatgaaacattagttatcccaattgtgtgctaatgtttctaagcatggcaaagcaatcatatctaatatctagctgaaccaatatatatagctcaactagtcaagttataataacccaaggtatcaaggaataaagtaatcaatgcaaacaggccataacaaaggaataggttcacaccacccagtgacattcgaaaataaatgcacagttgaaataaatagagaatttaaatataggatcaacatgctcaaaggattatgtttaggatctgtgtgacttgccttgcaataatcggtcttcaattaatcttcttgaatacttccggcgcactcgcgaaccttcgcaacgacggaaacgacaagctatcacgcaaaacgaggaaaaagactaataaaaaccaaataaacagtacatataaagtaaacaaacatgtagatcatatttttagatgaattatgagacttgaacggcctcattctgacttcaaatgaatttattatgaattttacaagattaaatctatttaaagcccatttaaaaagaattaaataaatttaattcaatttatggacaattttaatatgtagatctttattttatacaacttttgcaacttgaaccacattaaactgagttcaaatgaattagttatgaatttttaaagattaaatcggattaaaacctttatattgattttaattgaattatgacgcaataatgaattatttttgaaaaggaaaaggaggattattgcgtcagcggctagggtttgcggtggaccgggtgcacggcgacggctcacggaaacgaacggccgagatcaaccctatccaaaacggacggctgagatcgatcggtccacgaccgacTCACGGCGAACGGctccgatgacgtcagcgatgacggcagcgatgacgtcagcaccggcggcgactTGGGCAGCTCGgacgcgcatgctcgccggcgaacgacggcgcggcgacgcgaacggaaggcaccaacgggtagagcgcggcgccgcgaactcaccggtgaccaaaacaacggcggaaggGCAACGgacggcaccggcggcgactcgggctacgcggaggcggcgctagacgcgacggcaggctaaggcaaaggtggcggcggatagaggagagctcggggatccttttataggtgcaagaaggcggcggcgaaggcccacggcgaccggcgacgagaaggaaagatcgggttcgggagagagagaagaatccgattcgatctcgaatccatcgagtttccaaaccgaattaggcgatgaatccaaaagagaaaaggaagaggagatcgagaagatcatttcccctcaaaagattcggccggagaaggaaagacgcggccgaatttggaaggagaaggcggcggcggcgcgctagggtttgcgggcggcggcggccgaaggaggacgacgaacctgacaagcggggcccacctgtcagcggctgagagagagaggagagcggcggctcggcggactgggccgactgggccgagagaaagagagagagaagggttttgggccggctttcggcccaaagccaaaagaagacttttaaaaacctttttcaatttaaattatttatgaaatgcaattccatttattaaaaatacttccttagctcaaataaatcccagaaaaatctaggaattatagaattaagcaaagtatttaacaaaattttatctagcccaattttatgttgagatttagcaaattaaaattagatcttctcttctaggcttttaaaataatttctaataattccttttaaacaacaatttataatttaaggatttttaaacaagaaaagcacttaacaaatataattagatcattaatgatcaaataattactgaactgttctttgtattatttaagaattgagctctgaaaaatccgagaaaatttcagagagtataattaaccatggagaatttaacaaaaattaaatccatccatgctttatatttaggaaattttatttcccacattttacttcacttgtaaattaaagaacatttaacataaattctattattaatttattaaataatttataaaccctgaaacaaaaatcaggatgtgacagaaTAAGCCACTAGTTATCCAACATACCTTTTGCTTGTGAATCGTAAATTTATTAATTAGCCATCCATTACAATGTACTTACTTTTACATTGTTGACTGAGACTGCAGTTTTTATCAAAACAATTCAAAATAGTAATCATGTCGTTGCACTTGTGACGTTTCTCCTTCTGCGTATATACATATAGAACATAGTGCATGAACCAAATATGCCAACCGGTAAAAATCTATGAATTGGGAGGTAGCATTTGGCTGGAGTTGGCCAGCCAGACCAATCTAACTATATGCAAGATACTACTCACCAACAACCTAATTAACCAACTATAagcacatttttttttggcataatATGTTGTGCTTTGACTAGAAAGAATATGCAACATTACTATATATGAGTCAGTACAGAGATTTTCGTTATTAAGATTCTGGGATATCAAAGGTCATATTTTAGTCCCACTTGCTAACTGAAATTTGTACCTTCTCTGaactaaatatttatatttcagtTAGTTAACCAAGAACTAATTGTAGAAATTGTAAGGTAACCATCTATTTTAACTGTTCAAAATCAGATTATTACAAGCACTCTATGAATGCCATTAATTTGCTTATTACTACATTCCTAGAAAGAAAACAAGATGAACCAGCTGCCACAAAAACATCTCCATCCATAAGATCAAATTCGTTTGAATCAATCTCACACCAGCAAATTAACCTGTCACCATCAGGAATTTGTCCATCAAACCATTGGTTTCAATTGGAAATTTATTTCATTATTATAAAGTGAACACTTTGATATATTAGGGTACGCTGAAAAGTGTCCAGGTTTTGAAGTTCATTCTTTTCGgatatttaatttaaaaataaattaattattgtgCTTGAACGAGGAGAGAACAATATGAGACCAATGGAAATGGATTCCATATACAACAAGGAGATCCATCCACAAAGAAACTTGAAATCTTTGCAGTAATCATCAGGAATTACCCAAACGTACCGGACAAATGCAAAGCACTTGAATATATTATTCAACAAATGATATATCATCATACAATGAATATAATAATAATCGAAATTTAAAATACATGAAGAAATAAATGACATGTCACACAGTATATATCAATGGCATTATAAACAATAATCAAACTGCTCAATTAATCCACGCAGAAATTAAACTAATTAATCAAGCATACAACATTGCAAACGCAGCCGACACGATCACCATCGCAACGGACGCCGCCTTGCCGACGCTCTCGCCGGCGGAGCTCGCGCCGGTGGTCGGCGTCGTCTTCGACCCGGTCCCTGCAGCCGGCGGCGCattcggcgccgccgcgccccccggCGCCGGAGACGGAATCGGAGCACCGACTTCTGCAAAACACAACACAACGTAGTCGTCCGTCGACGGTCAGTCACCCACTCTACGgcccacggcggcggaggctcgccagagaaatggaagaagatAGTAATACTCCTTCAGTTATaaaagacgttttgactttgatcaaaattaaattattttaaatttagctaagtttatagacaaatataataacattTATAATACTCTCTCAATCCTATAATATAACGCATGGTTAAACTTGACACAGtcttcaaaactaatctttGATTTAAAATTCCTCATATATTATAAAGGTTTATTGCAACAAATTTATAACCATCTTAAAGTAAATTTAATTGTCAATCCAATGATATAATTTAAacaataaattttaatttttattataataattATTGGTCAAacgtttttaaatttgaatattgTAATGTGtgcacgtcttatattatgggatagagggagtactaaattagtttcatcaaatcaataattaaatatattttcacaataaatttgtcttagattgaaaatgttactatgtttttttacaaatttaaagcagtttgaaTTTGACCAAACTCCGGCAACCatcttagagagagagagagagactcacTGCTGCACTCGCTGGGAGGCGGGGTCTTGACGCCGCAGGCGGCGGGGAGCTCGAGGGCGCGGGTGGTGTTGACGGTGACGCCGAgcgaggaggcgccgccgccgagcaccgcGCACAGGCACTCCGGCCTCGACTTCACCACGCTCGACAGCGCCGCGCAGCACGACGCCGTCGGCCTCGACGCGTTCCCCTGCATGTAGTCCAGGCACGGCGCCAGGCTCACCATCTCCGACGTGCACccgctctgcgccgccgcccccgccaccagcgcgccggcgacgacgaccacggcggcgaACATCACCGCGACGCCATTATTGCGCGCCATTGCTAGCTTAGCTGTAGAGTGTGTTCTAGCTAAGCAAGCTAGATATATACTTAATTAGCTGGCTAATGATGTAATTAAGATCGGATTATAGCTTGATGGTGTGTGAGATTGTGTGTTTAAGTTGGGGTGTTTATATAGTGTGAAGTGATGGAATCTTAGGCATGTCGTTGGTGACCAACTCTTCCTAATGACAGCTCTAACTAATTATTGGACAGGTGATGATGATGACTAATGACATTGCTACATGATCAATGTTTTTGCATGGTGAGATGTACAGAGACTACCATACGAATTTTGATGAATTTGTTTGGGTGTATTGGCATTAGTTTGTTGATTAACTGTTGGCAATTGGACATATATTTATGAAATTTTCAGTGAGATGCATGCACTTTCGGTAGGCAAGATGCTTCCTCTTCGTGTTGGAATATTAGGTGCTCCAAATACCGATTAATTCGCATTCCTAACAACAAAAACAACATCGGAATTCACTAATATTCCAACAAGAACAGTGATATGCGTCCTTCTTCCAAgagggacagctagcaggcatGTCCTAGGAATAAATATACATGTTAAACCTTCAACTTTTGAAGTTGTAAGTTACTAGTCATCTGAATACTCTTGTTTAGTGTCAATCTAGAGTTCTGGAGAGCCAAAACTTACTCCAactttagtgttttttttttaaaaaaaagatgaacttTGGTACTCTTACTTATTAACATTTAATTTGGTTTCTTCCTTAATTTGTATCGATTCACCTAGATATGTTTCTGTAGTTATCTAGATTAcaattttcttaattttatatttgtatgaTTCACCAAACTACAAATTATGTTCTAAGTTATTCACCTATAAATGTTTCTGTAGTTATCTAGATTAGAATTTTCTTAATTTTACAATTGTATGATTCACTAAACAATTGTTTGTTTCACCAAGGAAAATACTTAAACATGTTGTTCGATAAGTATACATATGGAAAAAAAACAGTCActaaaattgataaaaaagaaaaaaaaaatagtcacttGATGATGACAGGTTTTCTTCACTATTCTTCACTGTCTATAATTGTCACAACATGCTAGTCTGCTAATGCTGATTCTGGAAACAACAAGAGAGAAAAGGGTAAGGCTGTGCCCAAATTGGAGCAAAACCAGACCAAAACACCCCCTAAATTTCTGCATATGCATCAAATTCTTTCCATAAATAGAGGACTGCAGTAAAATGGCATACATGTTCATTAGCACTATGGCCAGACAACTGTGTGGCCAGGAAGAACACATCCCTGCACTTTCCCGGCACAGCATTCCTTCAATTCCGGCACGAGTGGCTGCAGCATACAACGATCTCATCCTCCATCAACATCCTCACAAACCATTCTCACCTGATGCCCCAAAAGcatttttactcttttttttttctgagagaCATACATCAATCAGTTCTTGATTTGACCGGCATTGTATTGttcgtcgtcgaggaggagggagggaaggagggagggaccATCGATCGGCAGCTGACAATGGCTGCAAGAAAGTCGCAGACCGGCGTCCCACGGGCTCCAGTGGTGGCGGTGATTGTGGTGGTGATGACAATGCTTGCTTCCCGTGCCGCATCGCAGAACAATGGCTGCTCCAGCGTGATGATGACGCTCTCCCCGTGCCTGGATTACATCTCCGGCAAATCGCCGATCCCCGAGTTCACCTGCTGCACCACGCTCGCTGGCGTCGTCCAGTCCGACCCCCGGTGCCTCTGCATGGTCCTGGATGGCAGCGCGGCGTCCTTCGGCATCTCCATCAACCACACGAGGGCGCTGGAGCTCCCTGGTGTCTGCAAGGTCCAGGCACCACCAATCAGCCAATGCACAGGTAATAAATGCTATCTCGCAATCAAATGCAGATGATGATCAGTTCATGTCGATCTTAAGCTCAGAAGATTAACCAGAATGTGTGGATGATTTGTTTCAGCCGTCCCAACTCCACCTCCAGCACCAGATACACCTACATTAGCTGATGAGCCAGCAGAGACAAACGAGGATGAACCAAGTCCACCACCTGCAGGTAAAGTCACGAATAGATCGAAATTTTTTTTAGGGTAAATAATAGATCGAAATTTAGTTACAAGTACTCTGCTAATTGCTAGATGATTGTGAAATTTAGTTACAAGTACCTGACTGGGCTGATCCAATTCGATGCAGGAAGTGCAGGATCTAACAAAACCTCAAGCGCCACAAACTCAAAGAAAGCAGCGAGTTTAATGGCCAGTGTGCTCATCCCTACTTGTGCCTTGTTCTATGTCTTCTAGTTATTGCACAAGGTCATTTTCATGGCTATTGTCGCCTGCTTACCTTGCAGCAGCTAGATCTTATGTGACCTTGTATTAGATCAGTCATTAGTATGCCTCTTATTTcttcattttaatatattttgaataGTATGCCTTCTGATGAGTATCATCATATATGTTGGTTAACCAGATTTTGTTCCCAGCTTTTACATTGCCGCAATTAAGACATAGAAAGGGAATCTGGGGGGCTTCCTGACTCGCACGGCCCGCGCCCTTCCCCTTATatgtttctttctctcttttttttcttgatttttctcCTATTGTCACGCCCCTTCTCCTCtgcacattttaatttatttacgtGTTCTTTTCGATTTTTTAAAGTTAGATTTAGAAACTTTtgatttaagatttaaattttaaagtcaaattttgaagacattcaactcagatttgaaaactttcaattcgagatttgaaaactttcaactcagattcgaaaactttcaagtccagatttgaaagttttgaaaactttcaacttgagatttgaaaattttcaactcagattcaaaaactttcaactcgagattcgaaaactttcaggtccagatttgaaaattttgaaaactttcaacttgagatttgaaaattttcaactcaagatttggaaactttcaactcgattcaaaaactttcaagtccagatttgaaaattttgaaactttcaacttgagatttgaaaactttcaactcgagatttgaaaactttcatgtccaaatttgaaaattttaaagttaagatttaaaaattactaGTAAACTAATCACTAGTAAAAATAGGAAACTAATCTAAACTAATTACGATTTTTTCTCCTATCCGTacggaaggaaaaaaaaacagcgaaaaaaaagaaacggcggctaaaaaagaaagaaaaaaagagagaagcgCAGCTCGTGCGTGCATGGGCCTTAGTGGGCCAGCGTGCGCGCCGCCAACGCGTACGCGCGAATTAGCCTTTCCGGGAATCTGTAGGTAAGCCAACCCAAAATGGCAGAATATTTTCCCTAAAAAAAGGGCAGAATATTAGTCTGCAGAAAATGTACTAAAATAGCAGACCAGAAGACATAGAACTAGAAGAAGCATATTCAATCACATTCTTTAAGAACATTATACTTGTGTTTTTGAGGGGAAACAGTTTTACATGGACAAGATTTATAACCATTATGCAACCAGTTTTACATCGAGCCCAGATATAATTACACATAAAGCACTTGCAACAAAACAAGATACCACATCATCttcaaaaaaatagtaaatcaacaaaacagaaTGAACATCATGCAGTCACAAATATCATCAGGAATTCAGTAAAACACTACCAGGCACGTCAAACTTAGATGTATGATTTTAGAAAACAATAGCCTTGCAATAAAATGAAAATGAGATGATGTACATCCAAGACTAGTTCACTCAACTCAACATGTCATATATAGGTTACTATTTTTCTTGGATATGCTTTAATAACATGCGAGCATGAGTTTTACTATATTATGCAAATCTAAACATTTATAAAACAAAGTTGAATAGCTACTCTCCTTAAAGGCGATTTCCTTCATTCAAAGCAATTGACCACTGATATATCTTGTACCTCAAAATGATGGAGATTGTCATCACCATGAACACATTAACATTTTTTCCTTAACTCAAGGAAGAGATAGTTTGCTCCTGAGCTAGCTAATTCCTAACTGAATTATTTCATTGCTAATCTTTACCGAATGGAGACCAGCAGGTCTGATTACAACAAGGACAACTGAGGAGAAAAACATAAGAACAGAGATGCCTTCTTGCAACTCCAGAGTACTGCCAGTCAGCTTAGCTAAGTTCAATGGGAAGCTTCTTAGATTTGAAGATATCCTGTAATGACATCTCTCATTATCTTGCCATTAGGATCCACTTGCTCGCACTTCTCTTCACTATAACCAGTATCATGGTGATCTGGAAGTTGTACATCTGGAAGCAGTTCGTCTTCACAGTCTATGATTATATTGTGAAGCAAACAGCAGACAAGAATTATGCTCGGCAACTTGTTCTTATCAGGCCTCCACATGACTTTGTTTAAGATCCTCCAGGAGCCCTTCAGCCGTGACAGTGCTCTTGGTCCAAGCGTTCTTGCAGCCTTCTGCCTAGCATTAAAGCTGGCCATTGGAGCAGACAGACTCTCCCCTTCATAGGGAGTCATAAGCCATGGGAGTAAAGGATAACAATTGTTACCAACAATGTACTCCCTGATTTCTCCATTCTCTGCTGAAACCATGACAGGGCCATCCAAGCGAGTCCCAGCATCGCAGTGCTTGAAAAACCCAGAGCACTTCAGCAACCGCGAAAACATCATGCTGCCAGGCCAACCAGTGACAATATCAATAAACCTCATCTCATCATCAACAATCCCCTGCAGGAACATGCTGTAATTCTTCGCCGGGTCGCACCAATCCTCAGACGACTCGACAGCAGGAAGCGTCATGATAATGTGGGTCGCATCGATGGCGCCGCAACAATTCGGCAGACCGGACTCGGCCTCGAACCTCGCCTTGATCTGCTCCATCCTCTCCTGCCCGGGCCACACCAGATGATGCCGAGCCCGCTCTTCCATCGACTCGATGAACCTCCAAGTCACCTGCGAGACGGTGGACTGCCCGACACCAAAAGCCGCCCCCACCGACACCTGCGAATCGCCCGACGCCAGCCTCCTCATGGCAATCGCCACCTGCTTCTCCACACTGAGCAGCCTCCCCTCGATGTTGATCAGCCCTGACGGCGGCCTAGAGATCAAATCCTCCCTCACAATCGAGCAGATGTAGTCGAACGTCCTCCTCGACGTCCTGAAGAAATACCTGAACGCCTCCCCCTCATCTGACGGCGCGCTCAGACCTAGATTGGAATTGCAAGATTGGAATATCACGCCGAAACAATCAATCAACCTAAAGAATCGTCGACCGCACCAAATCTTGGGAAGGAACAAGCGATACCTAGCTCGGAGTGCTTGTGGAGGAAGGTGTACCACCACTCGGTGTCGAGGCCGCGGAGCtcgggggggaggggaggggcgccgccgccatacTTGACGATCTTGAGC
The window above is part of the Oryza sativa Japonica Group chromosome 7, ASM3414082v1 genome. Proteins encoded here:
- the LOC4342529 gene encoding non-specific lipid transfer protein GPI-anchored 5 isoform X1, whose translation is MPQKHFYSFFFLRDIHQSVLDLTGIVLFVVEEEGGKEGGTIDRQLTMAARKSQTGVPRAPVVAVIVVVMTMLASRAASQNNGCSSVMMTLSPCLDYISGKSPIPEFTCCTTLAGVVQSDPRCLCMVLDGSAASFGISINHTRALELPGVCKVQAPPISQCTAVPTPPPAPDTPTLADEPAETNEDEPSPPPAGSAGSNKTSSATNSKKAASLMASVLIPTCALFYVF
- the LOC4342529 gene encoding non-specific lipid transfer protein GPI-anchored 5 isoform X2, which gives rise to MPQKHFYSFFFLRDIHQSVLDLTGIVLFVVEEEGGKEGGTIDRQLTMAARKSQTGVPRAPVVAVIVVVMTMLASRAASQNNGCSSVMMTLSPCLDYISGKSPIPEFTCCTTLAGVVQSDPRCLCMVLDGSAASFGISINHTRALELPGVCKVQAPPISQCTAVPTPPPAPDTPTLADEPAETNEDEPSPPPAGSNKTSSATNSKKAASLMASVLIPTCALFYVF
- the LOC4342528 gene encoding non-specific lipid transfer protein GPI-anchored 5, yielding MARNNGVAVMFAAVVVVAGALVAGAAAQSGCTSEMVSLAPCLDYMQGNASRPTASCCAALSSVVKSRPECLCAVLGGGASSLGVTVNTTRALELPAACGVKTPPPSECSKVGAPIPSPAPGGAAAPNAPPAAGTGSKTTPTTGASSAGESVGKAASVAMVIVSAAFAMLYA
- the LOC4342530 gene encoding protein ANTAGONIST OF LIKE HETEROCHROMATIN PROTEIN 1, whose translation is MEKKTKKKNPSKRGRKRGGRGEGREKKVEEISSSSSSRGRGRRRMAPVKKSKKGKRKSKDSGKLKIVKYGGGAPPLPPELRGLDTEWWYTFLHKHSELGLSAPSDEGEAFRYFFRTSRRTFDYICSIVREDLISRPPSGLINIEGRLLSVEKQVAIAMRRLASGDSQVSVGAAFGVGQSTVSQVTWRFIESMEERARHHLVWPGQERMEQIKARFEAESGLPNCCGAIDATHIIMTLPAVESSEDWCDPAKNYSMFLQGIVDDEMRFIDIVTGWPGSMMFSRLLKCSGFFKHCDAGTRLDGPVMVSAENGEIREYIVGNNCYPLLPWLMTPYEGESLSAPMASFNARQKAARTLGPRALSRLKGSWRILNKVMWRPDKNKLPSIILVCCLLHNIIIDCEDELLPDVQLPDHHDTGYSEEKCEQVDPNGKIMRDVITGYLQI